One genomic segment of Sanyastnella coralliicola includes these proteins:
- a CDS encoding NADP-dependent malic enzyme, protein MNKIRKQDALDYHSSGRKGKLEVIPSKPYSSQRDLSLAYSPGVAEPCLAIAENREDVYKYTTKGNLVAVISNGTAVLGLGDIGPEASKPVMEGKGLLFKIFADIDVFDIEVDASDVDRFVETVKAIAPTFGGINLEDIKAPEAFEIEKRLVEELDIPIMHDDQHGTAIISAAALLNALELAEKNIEDVRIVVSGAGAAAISCLDLYVRLGAKLENIAMFDSKGHINTSRDNLDERKSRFATEQAFTDLGDALKDADVFLGLSKGGIVNGDMIKSMTSNPIVFALANPDPEIGYEEAMATRDDVIMATGRSDHPNQVNNVLGFPYIFRGALDVRATCINMEMKLAAVQAIARLAKEPVPDEVNEAYDMRNIAFGRDLIIPKPLDPRLITEVASAVAKAAIDSGVAKYEIDDWGAYKQELIRRLGRDNKLIRSISERARKRPKRVVFAEGDSYKILKAAEQASDERIAFPVLLGSRDRIENMIKENSIELTDYEIIDPRHPEEAERLTLFAEKLFAKRQRKGMTLTEARKAMRDRNYFGAMMVETGDADALVSGLTRNYRNVIRPALQIIGMEEGVEKVAGMYIIDSGSGPIFFADTTVNADPTWEELVDITLLVAKTVRRMRMTPKIAMLSYSNFGSAYGKDSNKMRKAAAFLQKHHPDLIVDGEIQANFALNNEMIAENFPFSTLRGRKVNTLIFPNLAAGNIAYKLMQEMGDKEVIGPLLLGMKKSFHVLQMGSSVREIINMVRIAVVDAQNK, encoded by the coding sequence ATGAATAAGATCAGAAAGCAGGACGCCCTTGATTATCACTCATCTGGGCGCAAAGGAAAATTGGAGGTGATTCCTTCAAAACCCTACAGTTCACAGCGTGATCTTTCCTTGGCTTACTCACCAGGTGTGGCTGAGCCTTGTCTCGCTATCGCGGAAAATCGTGAAGACGTATATAAGTATACTACCAAGGGGAATTTGGTAGCAGTAATCAGTAACGGAACAGCCGTGCTTGGTTTAGGGGATATTGGCCCTGAGGCAAGCAAGCCTGTGATGGAAGGAAAAGGATTGCTGTTCAAAATCTTCGCTGATATCGATGTGTTCGATATCGAAGTAGATGCTAGTGACGTTGATCGCTTTGTGGAAACTGTAAAGGCGATCGCTCCAACTTTCGGAGGGATAAACCTCGAAGACATCAAGGCACCTGAGGCATTCGAAATTGAGAAACGTCTAGTTGAAGAACTCGATATTCCGATCATGCACGATGACCAACACGGCACAGCCATCATTTCGGCGGCAGCCTTGTTGAACGCACTCGAGCTAGCAGAGAAGAATATTGAAGACGTGCGCATCGTAGTGAGCGGTGCAGGTGCAGCAGCCATCTCTTGTCTTGACCTCTACGTTCGTTTAGGTGCAAAGCTTGAGAACATTGCGATGTTCGACTCTAAAGGTCACATCAATACTTCTCGCGATAATCTCGATGAGCGCAAGTCGCGCTTTGCCACAGAGCAAGCCTTCACTGATTTAGGCGACGCCTTGAAAGACGCAGATGTCTTCCTTGGATTGAGTAAAGGAGGAATCGTCAACGGCGATATGATCAAATCGATGACGTCGAACCCGATTGTATTCGCATTGGCTAACCCTGATCCTGAAATTGGATATGAAGAAGCCATGGCGACGCGTGATGACGTTATCATGGCTACCGGACGTTCAGATCACCCTAACCAGGTGAACAACGTACTCGGTTTCCCATACATCTTCCGTGGAGCATTGGACGTACGTGCTACGTGTATCAACATGGAGATGAAGCTCGCGGCGGTGCAAGCCATTGCGCGTTTAGCAAAAGAACCAGTGCCAGATGAAGTGAACGAGGCCTACGATATGCGAAACATCGCTTTCGGACGAGACCTGATCATTCCAAAACCACTGGACCCTCGATTGATTACCGAAGTCGCTTCCGCGGTAGCGAAAGCAGCCATAGATTCTGGAGTAGCGAAATACGAAATCGACGACTGGGGAGCATACAAGCAAGAACTCATCCGTCGATTAGGACGCGACAATAAGTTGATCCGAAGCATTTCTGAACGCGCACGTAAACGTCCGAAGCGCGTTGTGTTTGCTGAAGGAGATAGCTACAAGATTTTGAAAGCCGCAGAGCAAGCCTCTGATGAACGCATTGCATTCCCAGTATTGCTTGGAAGTCGTGATCGTATTGAAAACATGATCAAAGAAAACTCAATCGAGTTGACTGATTACGAGATCATCGATCCAAGACATCCGGAAGAAGCTGAGCGCTTGACACTTTTCGCAGAGAAGCTTTTCGCGAAACGCCAACGCAAGGGAATGACGTTGACTGAAGCGCGCAAAGCCATGCGTGATCGCAACTACTTTGGTGCCATGATGGTGGAGACAGGAGATGCAGATGCCTTGGTTTCTGGTTTGACCCGTAACTACCGAAACGTGATTCGTCCGGCCCTTCAGATCATTGGAATGGAAGAAGGCGTGGAGAAAGTTGCCGGAATGTACATCATTGATAGTGGTTCAGGGCCAATCTTCTTCGCTGATACAACAGTGAATGCAGATCCAACCTGGGAAGAACTCGTAGACATCACCTTGCTTGTAGCGAAGACGGTCCGTCGTATGCGCATGACGCCAAAGATTGCCATGTTGAGTTACTCGAACTTTGGTTCAGCTTATGGCAAAGATTCGAACAAGATGCGCAAAGCAGCGGCATTCCTACAGAAACATCATCCTGATCTGATTGTGGATGGTGAAATTCAGGCCAACTTTGCATTGAATAATGAAATGATTGCGGAGAACTTCCCATTCTCAACACTGCGCGGTAGAAAGGTCAACACGTTGATTTTCCCTAACCTTGCGGCAGGAAACATCGCTTACAAGTTGATGCAAGAGATGGGAGATAAGGAAGTGATCGGTCCGTTGTTGCTTGGAATGAAGAAGTCATTCCATGTATTGCAAATGGGATCGAGTGTGCGGGAGATCATCAATATGGTGCGCATCGCTGTGGTTGATGCCCAAAATAAATAG
- the ruvA gene encoding Holliday junction branch migration protein RuvA, which yields MIHHLRGRLTEKTPTHAIIECGGVGYLLHITLNTAQRLPNDESCMLLVHEVIREDAHELYGFLEEGEREAFRRLVSVSGVGANTARMILSSLTPADLVNVILSKDVDSLKGIKGIGAKTAQRIIVDLHDKFPAGDLGIEKIAPGGNTVKIEALTALSSLGFDRTKAEKTLDKILKTEGSSISVEELIKLALKQL from the coding sequence ATGATCCATCACCTTCGAGGAAGACTAACTGAGAAAACACCTACGCACGCTATCATAGAATGTGGTGGCGTAGGTTACCTACTACATATAACACTCAATACGGCACAACGCCTACCTAACGATGAGTCATGCATGCTGCTCGTTCACGAAGTGATTAGAGAAGATGCGCATGAACTTTACGGTTTCCTTGAAGAAGGGGAGCGTGAGGCCTTCAGACGTTTGGTGTCTGTGTCTGGTGTTGGAGCCAATACGGCTCGTATGATCTTGAGTTCTCTGACTCCTGCTGACCTTGTTAATGTGATCCTTTCCAAGGATGTCGATAGTTTGAAAGGCATCAAAGGAATTGGGGCTAAAACTGCCCAACGAATAATTGTAGATTTGCACGACAAATTTCCAGCGGGTGATCTTGGTATTGAAAAAATTGCTCCTGGAGGCAATACAGTTAAAATTGAAGCGTTAACTGCATTGTCGTCGCTAGGCTTCGACAGAACCAAAGCAGAAAAAACTCTCGATAAGATCTTGAAGACAGAAGGGTCATCTATCTCGGTAGAAGAACTGATCAAGCTGGCTCTCAAGCAACTATGA
- a CDS encoding CRTAC1 family protein has protein sequence MRKALLPIFLLFLVACGDEQPVQDEQPAAQPTPATSSQFTLVKPAESGVQFVNEVHYSEEVNHLTWDALYYGGGVAIGDVNNDGKPDLFFTGNQEQDHLYLNKGEMTFEDVSANAGIQEEGTWSNGVAMADINGDGWLDIYVCRSSWKLDSEDPDMRKNRLWINNQDGSFTDKAESYGLANIGYSTQVAFLDYDHDNDLDVFLLNAPSNNLEQKIAYNDSGFPDWCADRLYRNDGESFTDVSKETGVHAFSFGLGVVASDLNHDGWVDIYVANDYERPDYFYINQRDGTFKNELNSKIKHTSFTAMGCDAGDINNDGLSDLIVLDMQSPDHVRSKTNMPTMNTDVFWSYVDKGYNYQYMSNVLQVNHGAGYFTDAAQIAGVSSTDWSWSALLADFDLDTDKDLYITNGINYDIRNNDFALEFENRMDQGQQIDLFELSGLTPSTKISNQVFENLGDLEFNKVQKEWGLDQPSFSYGAAHGDLDGDGDLDLVVANNNDTPFIFKNNASGNWLQVAFTGPQGNAFAYGAKVFGYQGEKILYDELTVVKGYQSSCEPIIQLGLGGEASLDSLVVIYPDGQAQVRRNVKGNQRLNLEYANARVRSPKVYDFEPQIFADMTAQSGIDFTHKEDDFDDYRREVILPHRQSRLGPALAPGKFFAGSDQNWAREDGRRGGDIYIGGAKGQAGAFFKIQSDGTYKKVEDRTISADKGFEDVAAMALDVNGDGFDDLYVASGGYHLDEGASGYQDRLYINDGTGRFSKAQLPETARTNAADVCTGDFDGDGDPDVFVAGSALPGKYPQCDRFLVLENQEGVLVDRSDDFPMLQDLGVIKDVDFAYQKSGLQLVIVGEWMQPMIYDFKDLTPISGSTEPTFNGWWQEAVCADIDGNGFTDIVVGNTGVNNKFHVDQEHPLKIYGGDHDGNGTNDPVLSKAYKDRFVPVRGRECSSEQMPYVADQFQNFESFADASIEEMLGDAINEAYYREVQEFRSGVFMNDGANYTFVPFPNEAQLSVVNSFYIDDFDGDGDMDLAIAGNNFDAEVETTRYDSSNGVVLINKGNGTFEVRDYLESGFYLPLNTRDMVTISLRNNGKTSESRTIAVSNDDRAVVFKRR, from the coding sequence ATGAGAAAAGCACTTCTCCCCATTTTCCTACTATTCCTGGTCGCTTGTGGTGATGAGCAGCCAGTACAAGATGAGCAACCCGCTGCACAACCAACCCCAGCAACCTCATCACAATTTACCTTGGTTAAGCCTGCTGAGAGTGGTGTCCAGTTCGTGAATGAAGTTCACTATTCTGAAGAAGTGAATCATCTGACCTGGGATGCACTTTATTACGGAGGAGGTGTGGCCATCGGTGATGTGAACAACGACGGCAAGCCTGATCTTTTCTTCACCGGAAACCAAGAACAAGATCACCTCTACCTCAACAAAGGAGAAATGACTTTCGAAGATGTTTCCGCTAACGCGGGAATTCAAGAAGAAGGTACGTGGTCTAATGGAGTAGCCATGGCCGATATCAACGGAGACGGGTGGCTAGATATATATGTGTGCCGCAGCTCTTGGAAATTGGATTCGGAAGACCCCGACATGCGCAAGAACCGTCTTTGGATCAACAACCAAGATGGAAGCTTCACGGATAAAGCGGAATCATACGGATTGGCCAACATCGGATATTCTACACAGGTGGCCTTCCTTGATTATGATCACGACAACGATCTCGATGTGTTCCTTCTTAATGCGCCTTCGAACAACTTAGAACAGAAAATAGCATACAACGACTCGGGTTTTCCGGATTGGTGCGCTGACCGACTTTACAGAAACGACGGAGAATCATTCACTGATGTGTCAAAAGAAACAGGTGTTCATGCATTTTCATTTGGCCTTGGCGTTGTCGCTTCAGATCTGAACCACGATGGCTGGGTAGATATATATGTAGCCAACGACTACGAACGTCCTGACTATTTCTACATCAACCAACGCGACGGTACCTTCAAGAATGAATTGAACTCGAAGATCAAACACACTTCCTTCACCGCTATGGGGTGTGATGCTGGTGACATTAACAACGACGGGCTCTCAGACCTGATCGTGCTTGATATGCAGTCGCCAGACCACGTGCGTTCAAAAACGAATATGCCAACCATGAACACCGATGTGTTCTGGAGTTACGTTGATAAAGGCTACAACTATCAGTACATGAGCAATGTGCTGCAAGTCAATCACGGCGCCGGTTATTTCACAGATGCTGCTCAAATTGCTGGAGTGTCTTCTACAGATTGGAGCTGGTCTGCACTATTGGCTGATTTCGACTTGGATACAGACAAAGACCTATACATCACCAACGGAATCAACTACGACATCCGTAATAATGACTTCGCCTTGGAGTTTGAAAACCGAATGGATCAAGGACAACAAATTGATCTCTTCGAGCTTTCTGGCTTGACGCCTTCCACCAAAATCTCGAACCAAGTTTTTGAGAACCTCGGTGATCTGGAGTTTAACAAGGTGCAGAAAGAATGGGGTCTAGATCAGCCATCATTCAGTTACGGAGCTGCTCACGGAGACCTTGATGGAGACGGAGATCTTGACTTGGTTGTGGCCAACAATAACGACACTCCTTTTATATTCAAGAACAACGCTTCGGGTAATTGGCTTCAAGTAGCTTTCACAGGTCCACAAGGGAACGCTTTCGCTTATGGCGCCAAAGTGTTCGGGTATCAAGGGGAGAAAATTCTTTACGATGAGCTAACGGTCGTCAAAGGTTACCAGAGTTCCTGCGAACCAATCATTCAGCTAGGGCTTGGAGGTGAAGCTAGTCTCGACTCACTCGTGGTTATTTACCCTGACGGACAAGCACAAGTGCGTCGCAATGTGAAAGGAAACCAGCGTTTGAACTTGGAATACGCCAATGCACGCGTTCGTTCTCCTAAAGTATACGACTTCGAACCGCAGATTTTTGCGGATATGACTGCCCAGTCTGGGATAGACTTCACCCATAAAGAAGATGATTTTGACGATTACCGTCGAGAGGTGATCCTACCGCACCGTCAGTCTCGACTCGGACCCGCACTAGCGCCTGGCAAATTCTTTGCAGGTAGCGATCAGAACTGGGCACGTGAAGATGGGAGAAGAGGAGGAGACATCTATATAGGAGGAGCCAAAGGGCAGGCGGGTGCCTTTTTCAAAATTCAATCAGACGGTACTTACAAGAAGGTTGAGGACAGAACGATTTCAGCCGACAAAGGATTTGAGGACGTCGCAGCTATGGCCCTTGATGTGAACGGCGATGGATTTGATGATCTCTACGTCGCCAGTGGAGGTTACCATCTCGATGAAGGAGCTTCAGGATATCAGGATCGACTCTACATCAATGATGGAACAGGTAGGTTCTCGAAAGCACAGCTTCCGGAGACAGCACGAACCAATGCCGCTGATGTATGCACAGGTGACTTTGATGGTGATGGTGATCCCGATGTGTTTGTAGCAGGTTCTGCTCTACCAGGAAAGTATCCTCAGTGTGATCGCTTCTTAGTTTTGGAGAATCAAGAAGGTGTCTTGGTAGATCGTTCAGACGATTTCCCAATGCTTCAAGATTTAGGCGTGATCAAGGATGTTGACTTTGCTTACCAGAAGAGCGGACTTCAGCTCGTAATTGTAGGTGAGTGGATGCAACCGATGATCTACGACTTTAAAGACCTCACTCCAATTTCAGGATCAACAGAGCCAACTTTTAATGGTTGGTGGCAAGAAGCCGTTTGTGCTGATATTGATGGTAATGGATTCACAGATATCGTCGTTGGAAATACAGGGGTCAACAATAAGTTTCATGTTGATCAAGAACATCCGCTTAAAATCTACGGGGGTGATCATGATGGCAATGGAACCAATGATCCCGTTCTGTCAAAGGCATATAAAGACCGCTTCGTGCCTGTTCGGGGGCGAGAGTGTTCTTCTGAACAAATGCCATATGTCGCTGATCAGTTCCAGAACTTCGAGAGTTTTGCTGATGCCTCTATCGAGGAAATGCTAGGCGATGCCATCAATGAGGCTTACTACCGAGAAGTGCAAGAGTTCAGAAGTGGGGTGTTCATGAATGATGGAGCCAATTATACCTTCGTTCCTTTCCCGAATGAGGCGCAGTTGAGTGTAGTCAACTCTTTCTATATCGATGATTTCGATGGTGACGGAGATATGGATCTGGCTATCGCCGGAAACAATTTCGACGCTGAAGTGGAGACGACACGTTATGATTCATCTAACGGAGTCGTGCTTATCAATAAGGGTAACGGAACCTTTGAGGTACGCGATTACCTCGAGAGTGGATTCTACCTTCCACTCAATACAAGAGATATGGTAACGATCAGCCTTCGCAACAATGGCAAGACGTCAGAGTCTCGAACTATAGCCGTTTCAAACGATGATCGAGCCGTGGTTTTCAAGCGTCGTTGA